In Brockia lithotrophica, one DNA window encodes the following:
- a CDS encoding Nucleoside 5-triphosphatase RdgB (dHAPTP, dITP, XTP-specific) yields the protein MSRPRLTRLLLIASRNPGKVREVRELLAPLAWGIVSLERFPDVELPPETGETFAENAVRKAVAAMEATGLPSLADDSGLVVPALGGRPGVRSARYAGEEADDAANVAKLLAEMQGVADRRAYFVSVIAFAAPAEPVQTFEGRLDGVIVEEPRGTGGFGYDPVFFVPDLGKTLAEVPLEVKNAVSHRGQALRAFVAYLKRRLAEEPPES from the coding sequence GTGAGTCGGCCCCGCCTCACCCGTCTCCTCCTCATCGCCTCTCGAAATCCCGGAAAAGTCCGGGAAGTGCGGGAACTCCTCGCCCCCCTCGCTTGGGGGATCGTCTCTCTCGAGAGGTTTCCCGACGTGGAGCTTCCCCCTGAGACGGGGGAGACCTTTGCAGAAAACGCCGTGCGCAAGGCCGTGGCGGCCATGGAGGCTACCGGACTCCCCAGCTTGGCCGACGATTCCGGTCTCGTCGTCCCCGCCTTGGGGGGACGCCCGGGCGTTCGTTCGGCCCGCTATGCGGGAGAAGAGGCGGACGACGCGGCAAATGTGGCCAAGCTGCTCGCCGAGATGCAAGGCGTCGCCGACCGCCGAGCCTACTTCGTGAGCGTGATCGCCTTTGCAGCCCCCGCAGAACCCGTGCAGACCTTCGAGGGCAGGTTGGACGGGGTAATCGTCGAAGAACCGCGGGGGACGGGCGGCTTCGGCTACGACCCCGTGTTTTTCGTACCCGACCTCGGGAAGACCCTCGCCGAGGTACCCCTCGAGGTGAAAAACGCGGTCAGTCACCGCGGGCAGGCCCTGCGCGCCTTTGTCGCCTACCTGAAGCGTCGCCTCGCCGAAGAGCCACCGGAATCGTGA
- a CDS encoding Ribonuclease PH, whose translation MRIDGRSPDELRPVRLTPHVNKYAEGSVLIEVGDTRVYVTATVEDKVPPFLRGQGRGWVTAEYSLLPRSTETRTQRESVRGHLQGRTMEIQRLIGRALRAVVDPERLGERTVIVDADVLQADGGTRTAAITGGFVALAFAFERLRERGEIAEIPLVDFLAATSVGVVGDVPLLDLNFAEDSEARVDMNIAMTGSGRFVEIQGSGEGSPFRRAELEELLSLAERGIRRLVEIEREVLGPIGERIADLARRAPEAGDRAFDEQGPFVVPEGPPAEGGASEDGGPS comes from the coding sequence GTGCGCATTGACGGACGCAGCCCCGACGAACTCCGGCCCGTTCGACTCACCCCCCACGTCAACAAATACGCCGAGGGATCCGTCCTCATCGAGGTCGGCGACACGCGCGTCTACGTGACGGCTACCGTAGAAGACAAGGTTCCCCCATTTCTCCGCGGGCAAGGGCGCGGGTGGGTGACGGCCGAGTACAGCCTCCTCCCCCGTTCAACGGAGACCCGCACGCAGCGCGAGTCCGTGCGGGGTCACCTCCAGGGGCGCACGATGGAAATCCAGCGTCTCATCGGACGGGCGCTCCGCGCCGTGGTCGACCCCGAACGCCTCGGGGAACGCACGGTGATCGTAGACGCCGATGTCCTGCAGGCGGACGGCGGTACGCGTACGGCGGCGATCACGGGCGGCTTTGTCGCCCTCGCCTTTGCCTTTGAACGTCTGCGCGAACGCGGGGAAATCGCCGAAATCCCTCTCGTGGATTTCCTGGCGGCGACGAGCGTGGGCGTCGTCGGCGACGTCCCCCTCCTCGACCTCAACTTTGCCGAGGATTCCGAGGCGCGCGTAGACATGAACATCGCCATGACGGGGAGCGGGCGGTTCGTCGAAATCCAGGGAAGCGGCGAGGGTTCTCCTTTCCGTCGCGCAGAGCTCGAAGAACTCTTGTCCCTCGCGGAACGTGGGATCCGGCGCCTCGTGGAGATCGAACGGGAAGTACTGGGCCCGATAGGAGAGCGGATCGCCGATCTGGCGCGGCGCGCGCCCGAGGCCGGAGATCGTGCTTTCGACGAGCAGGGGCCCTTCGTTGTTCCCGAAGGCCCCCCCGCGGAAGGCGGAGCTTCCGAGGACGGTGGTCCCTCGTGA
- a CDS encoding Mobile element protein translates to MKIHRAYRYELDPNKEQRILLAKHAGAARFSYNWGLARWKEIYEKEGRTTNAVELHRELNRRKKTDFPWMYEVSKWAPQEALRDLEKAFKNFFRGRKTGRKVGYPKPRRKKDGRDRFRLDNSSGTIRLLVDGLDLRHPGKARHIVLPRIGAVRLKEKPVRRKKSGAVRTYLPQGRILHATVSREADRWFVSLTVEEEILGPPPPKGPAAGIDAGLKSFMTLADETGAIRKTDAPRPLRRALKRLKRLQRKLSRRGIRDEHGKLKMRTKNYEKARLEIARLHRRIRNIRLDFLHKLTTELVRTHPVIAIEDLNIAGMLKNDRLARHIADVGWGTFRALLEAKAKLRGVRLAKVNRYEPTSKTCSSCGHVLPELPLSVRAWTCPVCGAHHDRDENAAKNLLKFALAVGT, encoded by the coding sequence GTGAAGATCCATAGAGCCTACCGGTACGAGCTCGACCCCAACAAGGAACAACGCATCCTCCTCGCCAAGCACGCCGGGGCCGCCCGCTTCTCCTACAACTGGGGCCTCGCGCGGTGGAAGGAGATTTACGAAAAAGAAGGCCGCACGACAAACGCCGTCGAACTCCACCGGGAACTGAACCGCCGCAAGAAGACGGACTTCCCGTGGATGTACGAAGTGTCCAAGTGGGCGCCGCAGGAGGCGCTGCGGGATCTGGAAAAGGCGTTCAAGAACTTTTTCCGCGGGCGGAAGACCGGCCGGAAGGTCGGCTACCCCAAGCCGCGGCGAAAGAAAGATGGCCGGGACCGCTTCCGGCTGGACAACAGTTCCGGAACGATCCGGCTCCTCGTAGACGGACTAGACCTACGCCATCCCGGAAAGGCGCGGCACATCGTGTTGCCCCGGATCGGCGCCGTCCGCCTCAAAGAAAAGCCCGTCCGCCGGAAGAAGAGCGGAGCCGTGCGCACGTATCTTCCGCAGGGGCGCATCCTTCACGCCACCGTGAGCCGCGAGGCCGATCGGTGGTTCGTGAGCCTCACGGTGGAAGAAGAGATTTTAGGTCCCCCTCCGCCGAAGGGGCCGGCTGCAGGGATCGACGCCGGCCTGAAAAGCTTCATGACGCTGGCGGATGAAACGGGGGCAATCCGAAAGACCGATGCTCCGAGACCGCTTCGGCGCGCGCTCAAACGTCTGAAAAGACTTCAGCGAAAACTTTCCCGTCGAGGCATAAGAGACGAGCACGGGAAGCTCAAAATGCGGACGAAGAACTACGAAAAGGCGCGTCTCGAGATTGCCAGACTTCATCGCCGGATTCGAAACATCCGGCTGGACTTCCTCCACAAGCTCACGACCGAACTCGTCCGGACGCATCCGGTGATCGCGATCGAGGATCTGAACATCGCCGGGATGCTGAAGAACGACCGCCTCGCGCGGCACATCGCCGACGTCGGGTGGGGCACCTTCCGGGCGCTCCTCGAAGCGAAAGCCAAGCTTCGGGGAGTGAGGCTTGCGAAGGTGAACCGCTACGAGCCGACGTCGAAGACGTGCTCTTCCTGCGGGCATGTTCTTCCCGAACTTCCGCTTTCCGTCCGGGCGTGGACGTGTCCCGTTTGCGGTGCACACCACGACCGAGACGAGAACGCGGCGAAGAATCTGCTCAAATTTGCCCTGGCAGTCGGCACATAG
- a CDS encoding Germination and sporulation protein GerM: MRGRTRSAGNPTPYVRGIAFVLALVVAVLSFAGCGRTAEKTGSSSPSEAPPTPSASSASKGGESSSLLQPTTSGKELALTSYTLYVLDAHGYVVPFTARLPLVEGVAKQALAYLVEGGPGEAILPRGFHVPLPKGTTFTVDVSPEGEAVVDFSPEVQGVAAERAARALEAVVWTLTEFPTVKRVSLRVSGHPLEKFGKGELPVFSPLDRSMGINVELAPEATPGDTTAVRLYFQSQSEDGTFTYFVPVTRLVPRTERPLEAAIRELIRGPLGGSALLPTVRPSVRLHRAFVDGGVAVVDVDPHLLAKDGKADAWAARSVQALALTATEMAGTKEAQILVNGEAIKVGEDFDLTRPVARPRTLNPLGF, encoded by the coding sequence ATGCGCGGGAGAACACGGTCGGCAGGGAATCCCACCCCTTACGTTCGCGGGATTGCCTTCGTTCTCGCCCTGGTCGTGGCGGTTCTTTCCTTTGCGGGTTGCGGGAGGACGGCGGAAAAGACCGGAAGTTCATCCCCTTCGGAGGCTCCCCCCACGCCCTCCGCATCTTCGGCGTCCAAGGGCGGTGAGAGTTCTTCTCTCCTGCAGCCCACGACTTCCGGGAAAGAGCTCGCCCTTACGTCCTACACGCTGTACGTACTCGATGCCCACGGGTACGTCGTTCCTTTCACCGCCCGCCTGCCGCTCGTCGAGGGCGTGGCAAAGCAGGCGCTTGCGTACCTCGTGGAAGGAGGCCCCGGGGAAGCGATCCTCCCCCGCGGTTTTCACGTCCCTCTCCCCAAAGGGACGACGTTTACCGTAGACGTCTCCCCGGAAGGGGAGGCCGTCGTCGACTTTAGCCCGGAGGTGCAAGGTGTAGCGGCGGAACGCGCCGCGCGCGCCCTGGAGGCCGTCGTCTGGACGCTCACGGAGTTCCCCACGGTGAAGCGCGTGTCTCTGCGCGTTTCCGGCCATCCGCTCGAGAAGTTCGGCAAGGGAGAGCTTCCCGTATTCTCCCCCCTCGATCGGTCGATGGGGATCAACGTCGAACTCGCGCCGGAGGCCACGCCCGGCGATACCACCGCCGTGCGCCTGTACTTCCAATCCCAGTCGGAAGACGGCACGTTTACCTACTTCGTGCCCGTGACGCGCCTTGTCCCCCGTACGGAGCGGCCGCTCGAGGCGGCGATCCGCGAGCTCATCCGCGGTCCCCTGGGAGGGAGCGCCCTCCTTCCCACCGTGCGTCCTTCCGTGCGTCTTCACCGCGCTTTCGTCGACGGCGGCGTTGCGGTCGTGGACGTGGATCCCCACCTCCTCGCCAAAGACGGGAAGGCAGATGCCTGGGCGGCGCGATCCGTGCAGGCTTTGGCACTCACGGCGACCGAGATGGCGGGGACGAAGGAGGCGCAGATTCTCGTAAACGGGGAGGCGATCAAGGTCGGGGAAGACTTCGACCTCACGCGTCCCGTGGCGCGCCCCCGAACCTTGAACCCCTTGGGCTTTTAG
- a CDS encoding Glutamate racemase — protein MTGPIAVFDSGLGGLTVVREILLRLPRASLVYVGDQARSPYGTRSREEIQAFSLEIVRFLLRFRPALVVAACNTVSSVALDVLRRRADVPVLGMVEPGARLAARASAEEIAVLATPVTVASGVYPRLLYHLRPELSVFSKSCPTWVPLLEGGASPARLRRAVCEELASVRILWNGARLNGRRRLRAVLLGCTHYPLLAAYIRECLGEEVYLLNPAEEVAEEVARLYPSTAVGDVLLYTTGEPDFFSRWAEAVLARPARVVHLPLSVLQSSEDAPLPGFGG, from the coding sequence ATGACCGGGCCGATTGCGGTGTTCGATTCGGGGCTCGGCGGTCTAACCGTGGTCCGGGAAATCCTCCTTCGCCTTCCTCGGGCGTCTCTCGTCTACGTGGGGGATCAGGCGCGAAGCCCCTACGGAACGCGCTCGCGCGAAGAGATCCAGGCGTTCTCCCTCGAGATCGTGAGGTTTCTCTTGCGCTTTCGTCCCGCCCTCGTCGTTGCGGCGTGCAACACCGTTTCCTCCGTAGCCCTCGATGTCCTTCGCCGCCGGGCGGACGTTCCCGTCCTCGGGATGGTAGAGCCCGGAGCGCGGCTCGCGGCTCGGGCCAGCGCGGAGGAAATCGCCGTCCTCGCCACCCCCGTGACCGTGGCCAGCGGTGTCTACCCCCGCCTTCTCTACCACCTGCGGCCCGAGCTTTCCGTATTTTCGAAGTCCTGTCCCACGTGGGTTCCCCTGCTCGAGGGCGGTGCCTCTCCGGCGCGCCTTCGACGCGCGGTATGCGAAGAGCTCGCCTCCGTGCGGATCCTCTGGAACGGGGCCCGGCTGAACGGTAGGCGCCGCCTTCGCGCCGTCCTCCTCGGCTGCACGCACTATCCGCTCCTCGCCGCGTACATCCGGGAGTGCCTCGGCGAAGAGGTTTACCTGCTCAACCCCGCGGAAGAAGTCGCCGAGGAAGTGGCCCGTTTATATCCCTCTACCGCGGTTGGGGACGTTCTTTTGTACACGACGGGAGAGCCTGATTTTTTCTCGCGCTGGGCGGAGGCGGTCCTCGCCCGCCCTGCGCGCGTTGTCCACCTCCCCCTGTCCGTCCTCCAGAGCTCCGAAGATGCGCCGCTCCCCGGTTTCGGCGGATGA
- a CDS encoding Transcriptional regulator, MarR family — translation MGVDERNARGGFPRKEGERADRREAGEGGGWAIAEEVEWHLRHVSALLKQKGRELLQETPLTPPQFIALQWLKEAGNLTIGELSAKMYLANSTVTDLVDRLERGGYVRRVRASHDRRVVRVELLEAGRTIIDEVIRRRQAYLAGLLRRFSPEEAEQLRRLLARLHAEMLREFESGRPVHRDD, via the coding sequence ATGGGAGTGGACGAGAGGAACGCAAGGGGAGGGTTTCCGCGGAAAGAAGGGGAACGGGCGGATCGCCGGGAGGCCGGGGAGGGCGGCGGATGGGCGATCGCCGAGGAAGTGGAGTGGCACCTTCGGCACGTGAGCGCCCTTCTGAAGCAGAAGGGAAGGGAGCTCCTTCAGGAAACCCCCCTCACACCTCCGCAGTTCATCGCCTTGCAGTGGCTCAAAGAAGCCGGGAATCTCACGATCGGCGAGCTCAGCGCCAAAATGTACCTCGCGAACAGCACCGTGACCGACCTCGTGGACCGGCTGGAGCGCGGCGGTTACGTGCGCCGCGTGCGCGCATCCCACGACCGCCGCGTCGTGCGCGTGGAACTTCTCGAGGCCGGACGCACGATCATCGACGAGGTCATCCGGCGCCGACAGGCGTACCTTGCGGGGCTCCTCCGCCGCTTCTCTCCCGAGGAAGCGGAACAGCTGCGCCGACTCCTCGCCCGCCTGCACGCGGAGATGCTCCGCGAGTTCGAAAGCGGCCGTCCCGTGCATAGAGATGACTAA
- a CDS encoding NADH dehydrogenase codes for MGKRYAIVGGDAAGMSAATQIRRLDPQGEIVVWEKEGVISYAQCGLPYYVGGVVPAPERLLARTADEFRERYRIDVRLHHEVLAIDPREKRVRILRRDTGHEIEEGYDVLLLATGSAAVLPPWEGIDLPGVFPLKTLADAERLIAWLSRRNPERAVIVGGGYIGLEAAEALVRRGLSVTVADVAPQLIPSFDRPIAELVHRELERHGVAVRLQERVRGFSGDSAGVREVLLERGTLAADLVLVAVGVKPASELARAAGIELGPRGAVLVDEYLRTSAPDVYAAGDCATHFHRIKNAPDYVPLGTTANKQGRIAGANMAGAKIPFAGVLGTAIVKVFDLAIARTGLGEGECQALGRTCQTVAIQARPVSHYYPGAEDTLTLRITFDPQTRVLLGGQIAGRRGVDKRIDVLATALYASLTIDELQALDLAYAPPFNGVWDPLQQAATVAQKKA; via the coding sequence TTGGGCAAACGCTACGCGATTGTCGGCGGCGACGCCGCAGGGATGAGCGCGGCGACGCAGATCCGCCGTCTAGACCCGCAGGGCGAAATCGTGGTCTGGGAAAAGGAAGGCGTAATTTCCTACGCGCAGTGCGGTCTCCCCTACTACGTCGGCGGCGTCGTCCCCGCACCGGAGCGACTCCTCGCCCGAACGGCGGACGAGTTTCGCGAGCGCTACCGGATCGACGTACGCCTGCACCACGAAGTCCTGGCGATCGACCCCCGGGAGAAACGCGTGCGGATCCTTCGCCGCGACACGGGTCACGAAATCGAGGAGGGGTACGACGTTCTCCTCCTCGCGACGGGGAGCGCCGCCGTCCTTCCCCCGTGGGAAGGCATCGACCTGCCGGGCGTCTTCCCCCTCAAGACGCTGGCGGACGCCGAGCGGCTGATCGCCTGGCTCTCCCGGCGCAACCCCGAGCGTGCCGTAATCGTCGGCGGCGGGTACATCGGCCTGGAAGCGGCGGAGGCGCTCGTGCGCCGCGGCCTTTCCGTCACCGTGGCGGACGTAGCCCCCCAGCTCATCCCGAGCTTCGACCGCCCGATCGCCGAGCTTGTCCACCGGGAACTCGAACGGCACGGCGTCGCCGTTCGCCTGCAGGAAAGGGTACGCGGTTTTTCCGGCGACTCCGCGGGCGTGCGGGAGGTCCTCCTGGAACGCGGAACCCTGGCGGCAGATCTCGTCCTCGTCGCCGTAGGCGTAAAGCCGGCCAGCGAACTCGCCCGCGCCGCGGGGATTGAACTCGGCCCTAGGGGTGCCGTCCTCGTCGACGAATACCTGCGGACGAGCGCACCCGACGTGTACGCCGCGGGCGACTGCGCGACGCACTTCCACCGGATAAAAAACGCCCCCGACTACGTTCCCCTGGGCACCACGGCCAACAAGCAGGGGCGGATCGCGGGAGCGAACATGGCGGGAGCGAAAATCCCCTTCGCCGGCGTGCTGGGTACGGCTATCGTCAAGGTCTTCGATCTCGCCATCGCCCGCACCGGCCTCGGGGAGGGCGAATGCCAAGCTTTGGGACGGACGTGTCAGACGGTGGCAATTCAGGCTCGCCCCGTGAGCCACTACTACCCGGGAGCGGAGGATACGCTTACGCTGCGGATCACGTTCGACCCGCAGACGCGTGTCCTCCTCGGCGGACAGATCGCAGGCCGTCGCGGCGTAGACAAGCGCATCGACGTCCTCGCCACGGCGCTCTACGCCAGTCTTACGATCGACGAGCTTCAGGCCCTCGACCTCGCCTACGCGCCGCCGTTTAACGGCGTGTGGGACCCCTTACAGCAGGCGGCCACGGTGGCGCAAAAGAAAGCATAA
- a CDS encoding Major transcriptional regulator of spore coat formation GerE, which produces MAPNLERSSILTPREREVFELLVKDKTTKEIARELFISEKTVRNHISNVIQKLGVKGRSQAVVELVRMGELKI; this is translated from the coding sequence GTGGCCCCCAACCTCGAACGTTCGTCGATCCTCACACCGCGCGAACGGGAGGTCTTCGAACTCCTCGTAAAGGATAAAACCACCAAGGAGATCGCGCGCGAGCTCTTTATCAGCGAAAAAACCGTGCGGAACCACATCTCCAACGTGATCCAGAAGCTGGGCGTCAAGGGACGATCCCAGGCCGTCGTAGAGCTCGTGCGCATGGGGGAACTAAAGATCTAG